DNA sequence from the Pedobacter sp. W3I1 genome:
CGTAAAATAAAACTAAATTCTTCATGAGGCATGTTTTAAACAAATAGATGTATAAAACTAACATTTTAGGAAAGAAAAAAAATGGAAAACGCAGATTCTTCTAAATTTAGCCTTTTGAACATTTCCTAATTATCGAAATTTAAATTTTTTCAAGCGTTTAAGAATAAAATGATAAATTTTTAAAAGAAATAGATGGTGCGGTTAGCAAATTAACAATGGGTTTCTGCTATTAGTTTAATGTTCCGTTTGCTTTGTTATTGGCCAAACTATTTTTTGGATTAAAATTTGATTAGAACTTATCAAAAAGAGAGGGGTATTTCTAATTTTTTAGCAATTTTTTCAGATTTAATGACCTAAAATTAGTAGGATGTTTAAAATCATCCTAAATTTGTAACTCCTTTAAGCTAAGATGACAAAAAAGAAAAAGACAGTTGGTAAAACTGACGCTGATGTAATTTTAATAGGGGCTGGCATCATGAGTGCAACCCTGGGTGTTTTGTTAAAACAATTAGAACCCAATTTAAGCATAGAAATTTACGAACGTTTAGATATTGCGGCGGCAGAAAGTTCTGATGCCTGGAATAATGCCGGAACGGGACACTCTGCTTTTTGCGAATTAAACTATACGCCCGAAAAGAAGGATGGCACGGTTGAAATTAAAAAGGCTGTTCAGATTGCTGAGCATTTTGAAGTTTCTAAACAATTTTGGTCATACTTAGTTACCCAGGGATTGGTTTCTGATCCTTGTAATTTTATCCGCAACATTCCTCACATGAGTTTTGTTTGGGGGAAAAAGAATGTAGAATATCTTAAAAAACGCTACGACGCATTAACCCAATGCGATCTGTTTAGCGATATGCAATATACCGAAGATGCCGAGCTTGTAAAAAACTGGGCACCATTGATTATGGATGGCCGTAAAAAAGGCGAAAAAGTTGCAGCTACCAAGATGGATTTAGGTACTGATGTTAACTTTGGTACTTTAACCCGCGATATGTTTAACAACTTAAAGGAACAAAGTAATGTTAATCTGTATTTCAACCACGAAATTCGCGACCTTAAAAAGAATAAAGACGGTAACTGGAGTGTAAAAGTTAAAGATTTAGAAAGTGGTGACAAACGTAAACGTGTGGCTAAGTTTGTGTTTATTGGTGCAGGTGGTGGGTCTTTGCCACTGTTGGAAAAATCAGATATCCCTGAAGGAAAAGGTTTTGGAGGTTTTCCGGTAAGCGGACAATGGTTAAAGTGTACCAACGAAGAAATTATTAAAAAACACCATGCTAAGGTATATGGAAAAGCTGCGGTTGGTGCGCCACCAATGTCGGTTCCACACCTAGATACCAGGATGATTAATGGCAAACAGGCACTGTTATTTGGGCCGTATGCTGGTTTTTCTACTAAATTCCTTAAAAATGGCTCGTTCCTGGATTTACCAAAATCGATAAAATTCAACAATATCCGTCCGATGCTCTCGGCAGGATTGCATAACCTCGATTTAACAAAATATTTGATTGAGCAAGTGAGGCAGTCGCCGGAAGACAGATTGGAAGCCTTAAAAGAATATTTACCAACTGCCGAACTTAAAGATTGGGAATTGGAATATGCAGGGCAACGCGTTCAGGTGATTAAAAAAGATGCTAAACAAGGCGGTATTTTAGAATTCGGTACCGAGGTGGTAAGTGCTGCCGATGGTTCTATTGCGGCCTTATTGGGTGCATCTCCTGGGGCTTCAACAGCAGTTTCTATTATGCTCGACCTGTTAAACCGTTGTTTTGCAGACGATTTGGCTACTGAAGAATGGCAAGCCAAAATCAAAGAGATGATTCCTACTTATGGAAAATCGCTTGCTCAGGATGCAGATCTTTGTAAAGAAACCAGAAACAGAACCTCAAAAGTGTTAAAAATTGAGAATGCTGTGGTTGCTTAGGTAATAACGATAATAAATCTTTTGAAAGGTCGCGATGAAAATCGGGACCTTTTTTGTTGGAGGTATTTTCATGGCTTATATCCTCACGTGTTGCATCCTCGGTCTGTGTGCCCACAGATCGAAACCGGATAATTGATTATTTGCGACATCAAACGTTCCTATGGAACGAACACAAATAAAAATTGTTATTTGCTACCCACGATTCGTCCTGAAGGGACGGTTGATGGGTAATATATAAGGAAAAATGGTTTTTCGTTCCATAGGAACGTTTGGTGTTTTCTCTTCACAGGCCTTATCTTAATAAACCTGATGGGAACGGCAGCTCCCGGTTTTTCAACCGGGACTAGAGTGTACAGCAGGACTACAGTAACCGATAACAAACCGGACCTTGCTTTTCTTGAAAAAAAAGAAGATTATTTTAACCATTAGCCTTAAGATTTTGGAAAGCAATTGCTGCATCCTCGGTCTGTGTGCCCACAGATCGAAACCGGATAATTAATTATTTGCGACATCAAACGTTCCTATGGAACGAACACAAATAAAAATTATTATTTGCTACCCACGATTCGTCCTGAAGGGACGGTTGATGGGTAATATATAAGGAAAAATGGTTTTTCGTTCCGTAGGAACGTTTGGTGTTTTCTCTTCACAGGCCTTATCTTAATAAACCTGATGGAAACGGCAGCTCCCGGTTTTTCAACCGGGACTAGAGTGTACAGCAGGACTACAGTAACCGATAACAAACCGGACCTTGCTTTTCCTGAAAAAAAAGAAAATTATTTTAACCATTAGCCTTAAGATTTTGGAAAGCAATTGCTGCATCCTCGGTCTGTGTCCCCACAGATCGAAACCGGATAATTAATTATTTGCGACATCAAACGTTCCTACGGAACGAACACAAATAAAAATTGTTATTTGCTAGCGACGATGCATCCCGCTGGGACGCATAATACGTTATATTAGCTAACGGTATCATTCATATTTACCAGAGGGATGGGGTTCATGAATAACATCGGGTAAGATTGGTTTTCTTTCGTTCCGTTAGGAACGTTTAATTGGTAACATATAGTGAAAAGGATTTTTTCGTTCCATAGGAACGTTTGGTGTGTTTTGCACTGCCCCTTAATTATAAACCTGATGGGAACGGCAGCTCCCGATTTTTTCATCGGGACTACAGTGTACAGCAGGGCTACAGTAGCCGATAACAAACCGGACATTGCTTTTCAAAAAAAATGGCATATTCTTACCAAGCAAAAGAGGGTATCCAATTGCTCGAAAACCCTCTTTTATGAAAAATACTTTATGGTTACGCTGCAATCATTTCTGCAACTTCATCAGCAGAAATATCGCTATGCGAAGCTTCTAATACGCAATCGCCATCTTTAATCAATAAAATCTGCGGCGACTGGTGCGCTATCTGAAACACTTCGGCAATCTGGTTGGAAATATCACGATAGCTAATTAAATCTAAAAAGTAAAGTTTTGTATCTGCTGGAATGATATCCCAATCAAATTCGAAGTTCTTTTTAGCCATTAAACTAATTGAACACCGCGTGCTGTGTTTAAAAATAAGGCTAAAACCGCTTGCATTTTTGATTTCATCAAGCTGTTCAATCGAAGTTAAGTTAACCCAAGTCATGATATTATACGTATAGTTTACAGGATAACAATTGCAGTTAAATAAAGTTCTGCAAATGACCTAAATATGAGATTACAAATGAGGTAGATTAATTTCTTCTGCGTTTTC
Encoded proteins:
- the ytxJ gene encoding bacillithiol system redox-active protein YtxJ, whose amino-acid sequence is MTWVNLTSIEQLDEIKNASGFSLIFKHSTRCSISLMAKKNFEFDWDIIPADTKLYFLDLISYRDISNQIAEVFQIAHQSPQILLIKDGDCVLEASHSDISADEVAEMIAA
- a CDS encoding malate:quinone oxidoreductase yields the protein MTKKKKTVGKTDADVILIGAGIMSATLGVLLKQLEPNLSIEIYERLDIAAAESSDAWNNAGTGHSAFCELNYTPEKKDGTVEIKKAVQIAEHFEVSKQFWSYLVTQGLVSDPCNFIRNIPHMSFVWGKKNVEYLKKRYDALTQCDLFSDMQYTEDAELVKNWAPLIMDGRKKGEKVAATKMDLGTDVNFGTLTRDMFNNLKEQSNVNLYFNHEIRDLKKNKDGNWSVKVKDLESGDKRKRVAKFVFIGAGGGSLPLLEKSDIPEGKGFGGFPVSGQWLKCTNEEIIKKHHAKVYGKAAVGAPPMSVPHLDTRMINGKQALLFGPYAGFSTKFLKNGSFLDLPKSIKFNNIRPMLSAGLHNLDLTKYLIEQVRQSPEDRLEALKEYLPTAELKDWELEYAGQRVQVIKKDAKQGGILEFGTEVVSAADGSIAALLGASPGASTAVSIMLDLLNRCFADDLATEEWQAKIKEMIPTYGKSLAQDADLCKETRNRTSKVLKIENAVVA